In a genomic window of Pseudomonas mohnii:
- a CDS encoding benzoate/H(+) symporter BenE family transporter, with translation MNDATHTQLRPWADTSPSAIVAGFIAMMTGYTSSLVLMFQAGQAAGLTSGQISSWIWAISIGMAVCSIGLSLRYRTPITIAWSTPGAALLITSLGGVSYGEAIGAYITCAVLVTICGLTGSFERLVKKIPASLAAALLAGILFKIGSEIFVAAQHRTALVLGMFLTYLVVKRLSPRYAVLGALLIGTALSGFMGLLDFSGFHLEVATPVWTTPHFSLAATISIGIPLFVVAMTSQNMPGIAVLRADGYTVPASPLITTTGIASLLLAPFGSHGINLAAISAAICTGPHAHEDRNKRYTAAVWCGVFYGIAGVFGATLSALFAALPKELVLSIAALALFGSIINGLSIAMSEVKEREAALITFMVTASGLTLFSIGSAFWGIVAGVVTLMILNWRKAL, from the coding sequence ATGAACGACGCCACGCACACGCAACTGCGCCCATGGGCCGATACATCACCTTCGGCCATCGTCGCCGGTTTCATCGCCATGATGACCGGCTATACCAGCTCCCTGGTGCTGATGTTCCAGGCCGGGCAAGCGGCCGGCCTGACCAGCGGGCAAATTTCGTCGTGGATCTGGGCGATTTCCATCGGCATGGCGGTGTGCTCCATCGGTCTGTCCCTGCGCTATCGCACGCCGATTACCATCGCCTGGTCGACCCCCGGGGCAGCGTTGCTGATCACCAGCCTTGGCGGCGTGAGCTATGGCGAAGCCATTGGTGCCTACATAACCTGCGCGGTACTGGTGACGATTTGCGGGCTGACCGGCAGCTTCGAGCGCCTGGTGAAAAAGATCCCGGCGTCGTTGGCCGCCGCGTTGCTGGCCGGGATTCTGTTCAAGATCGGCAGCGAGATTTTCGTCGCCGCGCAGCATCGCACGGCACTGGTGCTGGGCATGTTTTTGACCTACCTGGTGGTCAAGCGCCTGTCACCCCGCTACGCCGTGCTGGGAGCATTGCTGATCGGAACAGCGTTGTCGGGGTTCATGGGCCTGCTGGACTTCAGCGGCTTTCACCTGGAAGTGGCCACGCCGGTCTGGACCACGCCACACTTTTCCCTGGCGGCGACCATCAGCATCGGCATTCCGCTGTTCGTCGTGGCAATGACCTCGCAGAACATGCCCGGCATCGCCGTACTGCGCGCCGACGGTTACACCGTGCCGGCCTCACCGCTGATCACCACCACTGGCATCGCCTCCTTGCTGCTGGCGCCCTTCGGCTCCCACGGGATCAACCTGGCCGCCATCAGCGCAGCAATCTGCACCGGACCGCATGCCCACGAGGATCGCAACAAGCGCTACACGGCAGCGGTGTGGTGCGGGGTTTTCTACGGGATCGCCGGCGTTTTCGGCGCAACGCTGTCGGCCTTGTTCGCGGCGTTGCCCAAGGAACTGGTGCTGTCGATTGCCGCGCTGGCGTTGTTCGGCTCGATCATCAATGGTCTGAGCATCGCCATGAGTGAGGTAAAGGAACGGGAAGCGGCGCTGATCACCTTCATGGTCACGGCATCGGGGCTGACGCTGTTTTCCATTGGCTCGGCGTTTTGGGGGATTGTCGCGGGGGTGGTGACGCTGATGATTCTGAACTGGCGCAAAGCCCTGTAG
- a CDS encoding YggL family protein — MATNRSQRLRKKLCVDEFQELGFELNLDFKEDLADEAIDAFLDAFLKEAMEANGLGYVGGDDFGLVCLQKRGSVSEEQRAAVEAWLKGRSELTEATVSPLIDVWYPEKPINPVA, encoded by the coding sequence ATGGCGACTAACCGTTCCCAGCGTCTGCGCAAAAAACTGTGCGTCGATGAATTTCAAGAGCTGGGTTTCGAACTGAACCTGGATTTCAAAGAAGATTTGGCTGATGAAGCCATTGATGCTTTCCTCGACGCGTTCCTCAAAGAAGCCATGGAAGCCAACGGTCTGGGCTATGTTGGCGGCGACGACTTCGGTCTGGTATGCCTGCAGAAGCGTGGCTCGGTGTCCGAAGAGCAGCGTGCTGCTGTTGAAGCCTGGCTCAAGGGCCGCAGTGAACTGACCGAAGCGACTGTCAGCCCGCTGATCGACGTCTGGTACCCGGAAAAGCCGATCAATCCGGTAGCTTGA
- the dacB gene encoding D-alanyl-D-alanine carboxypeptidase/D-alanyl-D-alanine endopeptidase: MIKSLRPLLLAGLLLPLALPVSADPINTALSPNVEKALKASKLQDNALSLVMIPLTGPGTPTVFNADVSVNPASTMKLVTTYAALEMLGPNHQWKTEFYTDGTLSGGILNGNLYLKGGGDPKLNMEKLWLLMRDLRANGVTQVTGDLVLDKNFFVQPQLPEFNDDGNDENKPFLVKPDALLVNLKALRFVARNDSGKVLVSVEPPIASIRIDNQVKAINSKQCTGGVRYNPVPQADGSVTVTVGGQLGEGCSSQTYLSLLDHATYTAGAVRAIWKELGGSIQGRDVLAPTPKDAKVLARAFSPDLAEIIRDINKYSNNTMAQQLFLSLGQKFRTDADADDAKAAQRVVRQWLARKGITAPHLVMENGSGLSRAERVSAREMASMLQAAWHSPYAAEYISSMPIAGTDGTMRKRLKTTAMRGEAHVKTGTLNTVRAIAGFSRDINGNTWAVVAILNDKAPFGASSVLDQVLLDLYRQPKLAQTASVL; this comes from the coding sequence ATGATCAAATCGTTGCGTCCATTACTGCTGGCCGGCCTTCTCCTTCCCCTGGCCCTCCCCGTTTCCGCTGATCCCATCAATACCGCGTTATCGCCCAACGTTGAAAAAGCCCTAAAGGCCAGCAAATTGCAGGACAACGCCCTGTCGCTGGTGATGATTCCACTGACCGGCCCCGGCACCCCGACCGTTTTCAACGCCGATGTGTCGGTCAACCCGGCCTCGACCATGAAACTGGTCACCACCTATGCGGCCCTGGAAATGCTCGGCCCGAACCATCAGTGGAAAACCGAGTTCTACACTGACGGCACCCTCAGCGGCGGCATCCTCAATGGCAACCTCTACCTCAAGGGTGGCGGCGATCCGAAGCTGAACATGGAAAAACTCTGGCTGCTGATGCGCGACCTGCGCGCCAATGGCGTCACCCAGGTCACCGGCGACCTGGTACTGGATAAGAACTTTTTCGTGCAACCGCAACTGCCAGAGTTCAACGACGACGGCAATGACGAAAACAAGCCGTTCCTGGTCAAACCCGATGCGCTGCTGGTCAACCTCAAGGCCCTGCGATTCGTCGCGCGCAACGACTCCGGCAAAGTGCTGGTTTCGGTGGAACCGCCAATTGCCAGCATCCGCATCGACAATCAGGTCAAGGCCATCAATTCCAAGCAATGCACTGGCGGCGTGCGCTACAACCCGGTGCCCCAGGCCGATGGCAGCGTGACCGTGACCGTGGGTGGCCAACTGGGCGAAGGCTGCAGCTCGCAGACTTATCTGTCGCTGCTCGATCACGCGACCTACACCGCTGGCGCCGTGCGCGCGATCTGGAAAGAACTGGGTGGCAGCATTCAGGGCAGGGATGTCCTGGCACCAACGCCTAAGGATGCCAAGGTGCTGGCACGGGCATTCTCGCCGGACCTGGCGGAGATCATCCGCGACATCAATAAATACAGTAACAACACCATGGCTCAGCAGCTGTTCCTGAGCCTGGGCCAGAAATTCCGCACCGACGCCGATGCCGACGATGCCAAGGCTGCCCAGCGCGTGGTACGTCAGTGGCTGGCGAGGAAAGGCATCACCGCGCCGCACCTGGTGATGGAGAACGGCTCCGGCCTGTCCCGCGCCGAGCGGGTCAGCGCCCGGGAAATGGCGTCAATGCTGCAAGCCGCTTGGCACAGCCCTTACGCCGCCGAGTACATCAGTTCGATGCCGATTGCCGGCACCGACGGCACCATGCGCAAACGCCTTAAAACGACCGCGATGCGCGGTGAAGCCCACGTCAAGACCGGCACCCTGAACACGGTGCGCGCGATCGCCGGCTTCAGCCGCGATATCAATGGCAATACCTGGGCGGTGGTGGCGATCCTCAACGACAAGGCTCCGTTCGGTGCGTCGTCGGTGCTCGATCAGGTGCTGCTTGATCTGTACCGCCAGCCGAAACTGGCGCAGACCGCTTCGGTTCTGTAA
- a CDS encoding sensor domain-containing diguanylate cyclase gives MSLHAVRPKILGFISEDVSAWLVALLVLLVGGVLTGLLAWSTLNLFHHQLRQRFQLLASERYSRIEERFEDQEQRLDGLRRFFANSDAISREEFNGYTQPLLRRTQAYSFAERISGDQRAAFERRVRDEGLTNFTVRELTADGQLQLAGERDEYVPVLYSQTQSKLGAPLGYDLLAQPLRRATLERADQHRGMAVSQPMHLVSIEPAYARGVLLVAPVMSRDDPDAAKNKPFGYVMAVISMRQLLADGLPEAGRDYLSVRILDLSTDDQHEVLFESPNAPAVSELSSTRLVRLADHDYQVDIQPSEAFLQANHSSVTSLVVLGGLLSVLLSALLYVLVSQRQRALKLVDQRTEELRAREQELRGTHGQLRGVLNAATQVAIIATDLRGVISTFNAGAEQILGYRAAEVVGHMTLENLHLPRELAARSAELSARYGKPVPTCQAMLVEGSVEGSVEGGHEGREWTLVRGDGSYLMVNMLATPVLDEQGLWVGHLAICIDITERKRVHEALAARDLLLKKLSAHVPGGIYQFKMEFDGRFSVIYASDGIREIYELDPDVLLLNAEAMFTRIHPQDTTRVRASIRASADTLSPWREEYRVQLPHRGLRWVRGEATPEELPGGGVLWHGYISDISDLKRVEEELRALSVTDSLTGIHNRRYFQERLTSEMARVERGSGELSVIMLDIDHFKRINDQYGHAVGDRVLQAVCERIGQRLRRTDVFCRLGGEEFMVLCPDIGSAQAYLLAVELWQSLRSAPIDGVGVVTASFGIASWRVGEGADALLLRADSGVYVAKLEGRDRVQGEAD, from the coding sequence ATGTCGTTGCACGCCGTGCGCCCAAAGATCCTGGGTTTTATCAGCGAAGACGTTTCGGCCTGGCTGGTCGCGCTGCTGGTATTGCTCGTCGGCGGGGTCCTCACCGGGTTGCTCGCCTGGTCGACCCTGAACCTGTTTCACCATCAACTGCGGCAACGTTTCCAACTGCTGGCCAGTGAGCGTTACAGCCGTATCGAAGAACGCTTTGAAGATCAGGAACAGCGCCTCGATGGCCTGCGCCGGTTCTTTGCCAATTCCGATGCAATCTCCCGTGAAGAATTCAACGGCTATACACAGCCTCTGTTACGCCGTACCCAAGCCTATTCGTTCGCCGAACGCATCAGTGGCGATCAGCGGGCGGCGTTCGAGCGTCGGGTGCGGGATGAGGGCCTGACGAATTTCACAGTGCGCGAGCTCACCGCCGACGGCCAACTGCAACTGGCCGGCGAGCGTGATGAGTACGTGCCGGTACTGTACAGCCAGACACAAAGCAAACTTGGGGCGCCGCTTGGCTACGACTTGCTGGCCCAGCCCTTGCGGCGCGCGACCCTGGAACGGGCCGACCAGCATCGGGGCATGGCGGTGTCGCAACCGATGCATCTGGTCAGTATCGAGCCGGCTTATGCGCGGGGCGTGCTGCTGGTCGCGCCTGTCATGTCGCGCGATGACCCCGATGCAGCGAAGAACAAGCCCTTTGGTTATGTCATGGCGGTGATCAGCATGCGCCAGTTGCTGGCCGACGGGTTGCCAGAGGCCGGGCGTGACTATCTCTCGGTGCGCATTCTCGACTTATCCACAGACGATCAGCACGAAGTGCTGTTTGAGTCACCCAATGCACCGGCCGTCAGTGAATTGTCGTCGACTCGCCTGGTGCGCCTGGCTGATCATGATTATCAGGTCGATATCCAGCCCAGCGAGGCCTTCCTGCAGGCCAACCATTCGTCGGTGACCTCGTTGGTGGTGCTCGGCGGTTTGCTCAGTGTGTTGCTCAGTGCCTTGCTTTATGTGCTGGTCAGTCAACGTCAGCGGGCGTTGAAGCTGGTCGATCAGCGGACCGAGGAACTGCGCGCTCGCGAGCAGGAATTACGCGGCACCCACGGCCAGCTGCGCGGCGTGTTGAATGCCGCGACCCAGGTAGCGATCATCGCCACGGACTTGCGTGGGGTCATCAGCACCTTCAATGCCGGCGCCGAACAGATACTCGGCTACCGCGCTGCCGAAGTGGTGGGGCACATGACCCTGGAAAACCTGCACCTGCCCCGCGAGCTCGCTGCACGTTCGGCAGAGTTGAGCGCGCGTTATGGCAAACCGGTGCCGACCTGCCAGGCGATGCTGGTCGAGGGCAGCGTGGAAGGCAGTGTGGAGGGTGGCCATGAAGGGCGGGAATGGACGCTGGTGCGTGGCGATGGCAGCTATTTGATGGTCAACATGCTGGCGACCCCGGTGCTCGACGAGCAGGGTTTGTGGGTCGGGCACCTGGCCATTTGCATCGACATCACTGAACGCAAACGCGTGCATGAGGCGCTGGCCGCTCGGGACTTGCTGTTGAAGAAACTCAGCGCCCATGTCCCCGGCGGGATCTACCAGTTCAAGATGGAGTTCGACGGACGCTTCAGTGTGATTTACGCCAGCGACGGTATCCGCGAGATCTACGAGCTGGATCCGGACGTTCTGTTGCTCAACGCCGAAGCGATGTTCACGCGGATTCACCCCCAGGACACCACTCGGGTTCGTGCTTCGATCCGCGCCTCTGCCGATACCCTCAGCCCCTGGCGTGAAGAGTACCGGGTGCAGCTTCCCCACCGTGGTCTGCGCTGGGTGCGCGGCGAGGCGACCCCGGAGGAGCTGCCTGGCGGTGGCGTACTCTGGCATGGCTATATCTCGGACATTTCCGATTTGAAACGGGTGGAAGAGGAGCTTCGGGCGTTGTCGGTCACCGACTCCCTGACCGGTATCCACAACCGCCGCTATTTCCAGGAACGCCTGACCAGCGAGATGGCCCGGGTCGAACGCGGCAGTGGAGAACTTTCGGTGATCATGCTCGACATCGACCACTTCAAGCGCATCAATGACCAATATGGTCACGCGGTGGGCGACCGGGTATTGCAGGCCGTGTGCGAGCGCATCGGCCAGCGGCTGCGTCGCACGGATGTGTTCTGTCGACTGGGTGGCGAGGAGTTCATGGTGCTTTGCCCGGATATTGGCAGCGCACAGGCCTATTTGCTGGCGGTGGAGTTGTGGCAAAGCTTGCGCAGTGCACCGATTGATGGCGTGGGGGTCGTCACGGCGAGTTTCGGGATTGCCAGCTGGCGGGTGGGTGAGGGCGCGGATGCGCTGTTGCTGCGGGCGGACTCGGGGGTCTATGTGGCAAAGCTTGAAGGTCGGGATCGGGTTCAGGGCGAGGCGGACTGA
- the rlmKL gene encoding bifunctional 23S rRNA (guanine(2069)-N(7))-methyltransferase RlmK/23S rRNA (guanine(2445)-N(2))-methyltransferase RlmL → MSDRFELFLTCPKGLEGLLIEEAVGLGLEDAREHTSAVRGMATMETAYRLCLWSRLANRVLLVLKRFPMKDAEDLYHGVLDIEWQDHMLNDGTLAVEFSGHGSGIDNTHFGALKVKDAIVDKLRTPQGDRPSIDKLNPDLRIHLRLDRGEAILSLDLSGHSLHQRGYRLQQGAAPLKENLAAAILIRSGWPRIAAEGGALADPMCGVGTFLVEAAMIAADMAPNLRREQWGFTAWLGHVPALWKKLHEEAVERAAAGLAKPPLWIRGYEADPRLIQPGRNNVERAGLSEWIKIYQGEVATFEPRPDQNQKGLVICNPPYGERLGDEASLLYLYQNLGERLRQACLNWEAAVFTGAPDLGKRMGIRSHKQYSFRNGALPCKLLLIKVLPDQFVTGERRTPEQRQAEREQAVYDQAPSEPQERKYNKNGNPIKPAPAPAPVIEQPRLSEGGQMFANRLQKNLKALGKWVKREGIDCYRVYDADMPEYSMAIDLYHDWVHVQEYAAPKSIDPEKASARMFDALAAIPQALNIDKSRVVVKRRERQSGTKQYERQAAQGKFVEVNEGGVKLLVNLTDYLDTGLFLDHRPMRMRIQKEAAGKRFLNLFCYTATASVHAAKGGARSTTSVDLSKTYLDWARRNLSLNGFSDKNRLEQGDVMAWLENAREEYDLIFIDPPTFSNSKRMEGIFDVQRDQVQLIDLAMARLAAGGVLYFSNNFRKFELEPNLSERYAVEEITAQTIDPDFARNGKIHRAWKITAR, encoded by the coding sequence ATGTCCGATCGTTTCGAACTCTTCCTCACTTGCCCCAAAGGCCTCGAAGGCCTGCTCATCGAGGAAGCCGTCGGGCTTGGCCTTGAGGACGCTCGTGAGCACACCTCTGCCGTGCGCGGCATGGCCACCATGGAAACCGCTTATCGCCTGTGCCTGTGGTCGCGCCTGGCGAACCGCGTGCTGCTGGTGCTCAAGCGCTTCCCGATGAAGGACGCCGAAGACCTCTATCACGGCGTGCTCGATATCGAGTGGCAAGACCACATGCTCAACGACGGCACCCTGGCCGTCGAGTTCAGCGGTCACGGCTCGGGCATCGACAACACTCACTTCGGTGCCTTGAAGGTCAAGGACGCCATCGTCGACAAACTGCGCACTCCGCAGGGTGATCGCCCGTCCATCGACAAGCTCAACCCGGACCTGCGCATCCACCTGCGCCTGGACCGTGGCGAAGCGATCCTTTCCCTCGACCTGTCCGGCCACAGCCTGCACCAGCGCGGCTACCGCCTGCAGCAGGGCGCGGCGCCGCTGAAGGAAAACCTCGCGGCCGCCATCCTGATCCGTTCCGGCTGGCCACGCATTGCGGCCGAAGGCGGCGCGTTGGCGGACCCGATGTGCGGTGTCGGCACATTCCTCGTCGAAGCTGCAATGATCGCCGCCGACATGGCGCCGAACCTGCGCCGCGAGCAGTGGGGCTTCACCGCGTGGCTCGGTCACGTGCCGGCGCTGTGGAAAAAACTCCATGAAGAAGCCGTCGAGCGTGCCGCGGCTGGTCTGGCCAAGCCACCGCTGTGGATTCGCGGTTATGAAGCCGACCCGCGTCTGATTCAGCCGGGCCGCAACAACGTCGAGCGTGCCGGCCTGAGCGAGTGGATCAAGATCTACCAGGGCGAAGTGGCGACCTTCGAGCCGCGCCCGGACCAGAACCAGAAAGGCCTGGTGATCTGCAACCCACCGTACGGCGAGCGTCTGGGCGACGAGGCGAGCCTGCTCTACCTCTACCAGAACCTCGGCGAACGCCTGCGTCAGGCCTGCCTGAACTGGGAAGCGGCGGTGTTCACCGGCGCGCCGGACCTGGGCAAGCGCATGGGCATCCGCAGCCACAAGCAGTATTCGTTCAGGAACGGCGCCTTGCCATGCAAACTGCTGCTGATCAAGGTGCTGCCGGACCAGTTCGTCACCGGCGAGCGCCGCACTCCGGAACAGCGTCAGGCCGAGCGTGAGCAAGCGGTCTACGATCAGGCGCCAAGCGAGCCGCAAGAGCGCAAGTACAACAAAAACGGCAATCCGATCAAACCGGCTCCGGCACCTGCGCCGGTGATCGAGCAGCCGCGCCTGAGCGAAGGCGGGCAGATGTTTGCCAACCGCCTGCAAAAAAATCTCAAGGCGCTGGGCAAGTGGGTCAAGCGTGAGGGCATCGATTGCTACCGCGTCTACGATGCCGACATGCCGGAATACTCCATGGCCATCGACCTGTATCACGATTGGGTCCACGTTCAGGAATACGCCGCGCCGAAATCCATCGACCCGGAAAAGGCGTCGGCGCGCATGTTCGATGCCCTGGCGGCGATTCCGCAGGCCTTGAACATCGACAAGAGTCGCGTGGTGGTCAAGCGTCGCGAGCGTCAGAGCGGCACCAAACAGTACGAACGTCAGGCTGCGCAGGGCAAGTTCGTCGAGGTCAATGAAGGCGGCGTGAAGCTGCTGGTGAACCTGACCGATTACCTCGACACCGGCCTGTTCCTCGATCACCGGCCGATGCGCATGCGTATTCAGAAAGAGGCCGCCGGCAAGCGCTTCCTCAACCTGTTCTGCTACACCGCGACGGCCAGTGTTCATGCGGCCAAGGGCGGCGCGCGCAGCACCACCAGCGTCGACCTGTCGAAAACCTACCTGGACTGGGCGCGCCGCAACCTGTCGCTGAACGGTTTTTCCGACAAGAACCGCCTGGAGCAGGGCGATGTGATGGCCTGGCTGGAAAATGCTCGCGAAGAGTACGACCTGATCTTCATCGATCCGCCGACCTTCTCCAACTCCAAGCGCATGGAAGGGATCTTCGATGTGCAACGTGACCAGGTGCAGTTGATTGACCTGGCCATGGCACGTCTGGCGGCAGGCGGGGTGCTGTACTTCTCCAACAACTTCCGCAAGTTCGAGCTGGAACCCAACCTGAGCGAGCGTTATGCGGTCGAGGAAATCACCGCCCAGACCATCGATCCGGATTTTGCCCGTAACGGCAAGATCCATCGTGCCTGGAAAATCACGGCCCGCTGA
- the rmf gene encoding ribosome modulation factor, translated as MRRLKRDPLERAFLRGYQYGVGGKSRELCPFTLPSVRQAWINGWREGRGDNWDGMTGTAGIHRLNELHAVG; from the coding sequence ATGAGAAGACTTAAGCGTGATCCGTTGGAAAGAGCGTTTTTGCGCGGATATCAATATGGCGTTGGTGGCAAATCCCGTGAGCTTTGCCCATTTACTCTACCGTCGGTACGCCAAGCCTGGATCAACGGCTGGCGAGAAGGACGCGGCGACAACTGGGACGGTATGACCGGCACTGCGGGAATCCATAGACTCAACGAACTTCACGCCGTCGGCTAA
- a CDS encoding quinone-dependent dihydroorotate dehydrogenase — protein sequence MYTLARQLLFKLSPETSHDLSLDLIGAGGRLGLNGLLCKAPAKVPVTVMGLDFPNPVGLAAGLDKNGAAIDGFAQLGFGFVEIGTVTPRPQPGNPKPRLFRLPEAEAIINRMGFNNLGVDHLLARVAASKYKGVLGINIGKNFDTPVERAVDDYLICLDKVYAHASYVTVNVSSPNTPGLRSLQFGDSLKQLLADLATRRAELALRHGKHVPLAIKIAPDMSDEETVQVAQALIDTGMDAVIATNTTLSRVGVEGMEHGDEAGGLSGAPVRDKSTHTVTVLAAELGGRLPIIAAGGITEGKHAAEKITAGASLVQIYSGFIYKGPALIRESVDAIAALR from the coding sequence ATGTACACCCTGGCCCGTCAGCTGTTGTTCAAACTTTCCCCGGAAACCTCCCACGATCTGTCCTTGGACCTGATCGGCGCGGGCGGGCGTCTGGGGCTCAACGGCTTGTTGTGCAAGGCCCCGGCGAAGGTGCCGGTGACGGTCATGGGCCTGGACTTCCCGAACCCGGTGGGACTGGCGGCCGGTCTGGACAAGAACGGCGCGGCCATCGACGGCTTTGCGCAGCTGGGTTTTGGCTTTGTCGAAATCGGCACCGTCACCCCGCGTCCACAACCGGGTAACCCGAAGCCACGCCTGTTCCGCCTGCCGGAAGCCGAGGCGATCATCAATCGCATGGGCTTCAACAACCTTGGCGTCGATCACCTGCTGGCCCGCGTTGCTGCGTCCAAGTACAAAGGTGTGCTGGGCATCAACATCGGCAAGAACTTCGATACTCCGGTCGAGCGCGCGGTCGACGATTACCTGATTTGCCTGGACAAGGTTTACGCCCATGCCAGCTATGTGACGGTCAACGTCAGCTCGCCGAACACGCCGGGGCTGCGCAGCCTGCAATTCGGTGACTCGCTCAAGCAACTGCTGGCCGACCTGGCCACGCGTCGCGCGGAACTGGCGCTGCGCCACGGCAAACACGTGCCCCTGGCGATCAAGATCGCGCCGGACATGAGCGACGAAGAAACCGTGCAGGTCGCGCAAGCGTTGATCGATACCGGGATGGACGCGGTCATCGCCACCAACACCACCCTGAGCCGCGTGGGCGTCGAAGGCATGGAGCATGGTGACGAGGCGGGCGGTCTGTCCGGCGCACCGGTTCGCGACAAGAGCACCCACACCGTGACAGTACTCGCGGCAGAGCTGGGTGGTCGGTTACCGATCATCGCCGCGGGCGGCATCACCGAAGGCAAGCACGCGGCGGAGAAAATCACCGCAGGGGCGAGCCTGGTGCAGATTTACTCGGGCTTCATCTATAAAGGGCCGGCACTGATTCGTGAGTCGGTAGACGCCATCGCAGCCCTGCGTTGA
- a CDS encoding CmpA/NrtA family ABC transporter substrate-binding protein has product MNEPSAGPLAWVNGSDAPEKSEINLGFMALSDCASVVVAATQGFAQPYGLTLNLKRQSSWANLRDKLVSGELDAAHSLYGLIYAVHLGIGGIAPTDMAVLMGLNQNGQSINLSHGLQALGVTSPEALDRHVHQLRPKLTFAQTFPTGTHAMWLYYWLASQGIHPLQDVDSVVVPPPQMVAHLQAGRIDGFCVGEPWSASAVQQNLGFTMATTQTIWPDHPEKVLGCTRAFVEQYPNTARALVMAILQASRFIEESTENRRSTAQLLSAAQYLDAPLECIEPRLLGDYDDGLGNRWQDPHALRFHGGGEVNLPYLSDGMWFMTQFRRWGLLRDDPDYLAVARQVQQLDLYREAACAVGVAALGNEMRSSQLIDGKVWDGSDPAGYARSFKLHAMSNSSHRLASR; this is encoded by the coding sequence ATGAACGAACCATCAGCCGGCCCGCTGGCCTGGGTCAATGGCAGCGATGCCCCGGAAAAGTCCGAAATCAACCTCGGCTTCATGGCCCTGAGCGACTGCGCCTCAGTCGTGGTCGCCGCCACCCAGGGCTTCGCCCAGCCTTACGGCCTGACCTTGAACCTCAAGCGCCAGTCATCCTGGGCCAACCTGCGGGACAAACTGGTCAGCGGTGAACTCGACGCCGCCCACAGCCTCTACGGCCTGATCTACGCCGTGCACCTGGGCATCGGCGGCATAGCGCCAACGGACATGGCCGTGCTGATGGGGCTGAACCAGAACGGCCAGAGCATCAACCTCTCCCACGGCCTGCAAGCGCTGGGTGTGACCAGTCCTGAAGCACTGGACCGGCACGTGCACCAACTTCGCCCAAAACTCACCTTCGCCCAGACCTTCCCCACCGGCACCCACGCCATGTGGCTGTATTACTGGCTCGCCAGCCAGGGCATTCACCCGTTGCAGGACGTCGACAGCGTCGTGGTGCCGCCGCCGCAAATGGTCGCGCACCTGCAAGCGGGACGCATCGACGGTTTCTGCGTCGGCGAGCCCTGGTCGGCCAGCGCGGTGCAACAGAACCTCGGATTCACCATGGCGACCACCCAGACCATCTGGCCCGATCACCCGGAAAAAGTCCTGGGCTGCACCCGCGCGTTCGTCGAGCAATACCCGAACACCGCCCGCGCACTGGTGATGGCGATTCTGCAGGCGAGTCGTTTTATCGAAGAAAGCACTGAAAATCGTCGCAGCACCGCGCAATTGCTCAGTGCCGCGCAATACCTCGATGCGCCGCTCGAATGCATCGAGCCGCGTTTGCTGGGCGACTACGACGACGGTCTCGGCAATCGCTGGCAGGATCCGCACGCCCTGCGCTTCCACGGTGGGGGCGAGGTCAATCTGCCGTACCTGTCCGATGGCATGTGGTTCATGACCCAGTTCCGTCGCTGGGGCCTGTTGCGCGACGATCCGGATTACCTGGCGGTGGCCCGCCAGGTGCAACAACTGGACTTGTATCGTGAGGCCGCCTGCGCCGTCGGCGTCGCCGCACTGGGCAATGAGATGCGCAGCAGCCAGTTGATCGACGGCAAGGTCTGGGACGGCTCGGACCCTGCCGGTTATGCCCGCAGTTTCAAGCTGCACGCCATGAGCAATAGCTCGCATCGATTAGCCAGCCGCTGA
- a CDS encoding ANTAR domain-containing response regulator translates to MLRILLINDTAKKVGRLKAALTEAGFEVIDESGLIIDLPGRVETVRPDVILIDTESPGRDVMEQVVLVSRDQPRPIVMFTDEHDPDVMRQAIKSGVSAYIVEGIHAQRLQPILDVAMARFESDQALRAQLHARDQQLAERKRIELAKGLLMKMKDCNEEEAYTLMRRQAMSRQQKLIQVAEQIIAMSELLG, encoded by the coding sequence ATGTTGCGTATTCTGCTGATCAACGACACCGCAAAAAAAGTCGGACGCCTGAAGGCGGCACTGACCGAGGCCGGCTTCGAGGTAATCGACGAATCAGGATTGATCATCGACCTGCCCGGGCGCGTCGAAACGGTGCGTCCGGATGTGATTCTGATCGATACCGAGTCACCGGGCCGCGATGTGATGGAGCAAGTGGTGCTGGTCAGTCGCGACCAACCACGACCGATTGTGATGTTCACCGACGAACACGACCCGGATGTGATGCGCCAGGCGATCAAGTCCGGGGTCAGTGCCTACATCGTCGAAGGCATTCACGCTCAGCGCTTGCAGCCGATTCTCGACGTGGCCATGGCGCGCTTCGAAAGCGACCAGGCCCTGCGCGCGCAACTGCACGCCCGCGACCAGCAGCTCGCCGAGCGCAAGCGCATCGAGTTGGCCAAAGGGTTACTGATGAAAATGAAGGACTGCAACGAAGAAGAGGCCTACACCTTGATGCGCCGCCAGGCCATGAGCCGCCAACAGAAACTGATTCAGGTGGCGGAGCAGATCATCGCCATGAGTGAACTGCTCGGCTGA